A single genomic interval of Gossypium raimondii isolate GPD5lz chromosome 11, ASM2569854v1, whole genome shotgun sequence harbors:
- the LOC105801175 gene encoding uncharacterized protein LOC105801175 — protein MEFDGEVVKFDVYEAMNRPSMISNAPELELKPHPEHLKYAFFGKGNTLPVIISSKLLKVEEENLVRVLRDYKEVRWLDGSHPGPKQVENLHRLQEVEFLHSVSPDSSGTGRLREYDIYVSIWHVHLQMDAIQTLQCTSHISKVYGYYQRFVEGFSLIAAPLTKLLRKNVHFFLADEQQSSFKKLKFVLAWAPILIQPEFGKEFVVYSDASHVGLGCVLMQDGILASLLDFGKKLHKALGSRLDFNTAFHSQTNGQSERVILILEDML, from the exons ATGGAGTTTGATGGGGAAGTAGTGAAATTCGATGTCTATGAGGCCATGAACCGCCCTAGCATGATTTCTAAT GCTCCGGAGTTGGAACTCAAACCACATCCGGAGCATTTGAAGTACGCTTTTTTTGGCAAAGGAAATACCTTACCGGTAATAATCTCGAGTAAACTCTTGAAGGTAGAAGAGGAAAACTTGGTACGAGTTCTTAGAGATTATAAAGAG GTGAGATGGTTAGATGGTTCCCACCCGGGTCCAAAACAAGTGGAGAATCTACATCGATTACAGGAAGTTGAATTCCTTCACTC GGTTTCTCCAGATTCCAGTGGCACTGGAAGATTGAGAGAATATGACATTTACGTGTCTATTTGGCACGTTCACTTACAGATGGACGCCATTCAGACTTTACAATGCaccagccacatttcaaaggtgtATG GTTATTATCAGAGGTTTGTTGAGGGGTTCTCATTGATTGCAGCTCCTCTAACTAAGCTTCTACGCAAAAATGTTCATTTTTTCTTGGCTGATGAGCAACAATCAAGTTTTAAGAAGCTCAAGTTTGTTCTGGCCTGGGCTCCTATTCTGATACAACCTGAATTTGGTAAGGAGTTtgtggtttatagtgatgcatcacatgtcgggTTGGGATGTGttctgatgcaagatg ggatcctcgcttcacttctcgattttggaaaaaaacttCATAAGGCTTTGGGTTCAAGACTGGACTTCAATACTGCGTTCCATTCTCAGACCaatggtcaatctgagagggtgattctGATACTAGAGGATATGCTTTAG
- the LOC105801176 gene encoding uncharacterized protein LOC105801176: MEPYGALYGRKCWTELGERQILDPELVSETEDKVRLIRDHLKVTFDRQKSYANMERRTIEYFVGDYVFLKVSPWKKVLRFLRKGKLNPRFIGPHQILKRVRLVAYQLELPSKLNCIHDVFHIEVRPNLTFEKEPVQILDRDVKILKRKSIPSVKVLSWNHGTKEATWEPQVSICQQYPHLFESGFVYVEEVFSKATFREYTGSLAVILRHRQVDATEVQR, translated from the exons ATGGAACCTTACGGggctctgtatggtcgtaagtgttggactgagttgggtgaacGACAGATTTTGGATCCTGAGTTGGTTTCTGAGACTGAAGACAAAGTTAGATTGATTCGGGATCATCTTAAAGTGACTTTTGATAGACAGAAGTCCTACGCAAATATGGAAAGGAGGACCATTGAGTATTTTGTGGGGGATTACGTGTTCCTTAAGGTATCTCCGTGGAAGAAGGTTCTACGATTCCtacgtaagggcaagttgaaccctaggttcattgggccgCATCAGATTCTGAAGCGTGTGAGACTGGTCGCTTATCAGTTAGAGTTACcttcgaaattaaattgtatccatgatgtgtttcac ATTGAGGTTAGACCAAATTTGACATTTGAGAAGGAGCCGGTTCAAATTCTAGACCGAGATGTAAAAATTCTAAAGAGGAAGTCTATTCCATCAGTTAAGGTTCTGTCTTGGAATCATGGCACTaaggaagccacgtgggaacctcAGGTCTCGATCTGTCAACAGTATCCACATCTATTTgaatcag gatttgtatatgtggaggaagtattCTCTAAGGCGACATTTCGTGAATATACAGGCAGCTTAGCT gtaatcctcagacaTAGGCAAGTCGATGCGACGGAGGTTCAGCGGTGA